Genomic segment of Rhodococcus rhodochrous:
GAGGCCGCGGGCGAACGCGCGCGCGGCGGCACCGCCGTCGTCACCCTCGAACCGTGCAACCACACCGGCCGCACCGGTCCGTGCGCGCAGGCCCTCATCGAAGCGGGGATCGCGACGGTGTACTACTCGGTCGCCGACCCGAATCCCGTCGCGGGGGGAGGTGCCGACACCCTCCGGGTCGCGGGCATCACCGTGCATCCCGGCCTCGGTGCCGAGGCCGTCGCCCGCGGCCCACTGCGGGCATGGCTGCACCGGCAGCACACCGGCAGGCCGCACGTGACCTGGAAGTACGCCGCGTCGATGGACGGTCGCAGCGCGGCCGCCGACGGCACGAGCAAGTGGATCTCCGGTCCCGAATCGCGTGCGCGCGTGCACGACCAGCGCAGCCGGCTCGACGCCATCATCGTCGGAACCGGCACCGTCCTCGCCGACGACCCGTGGCTGACCGCCCGCCTGCCCGACGGTGAACTCGCGCCGCACCAGCCGCTGCGGGTCGTCGTCGGTATGCGTGAGATCCCCACCTCGGCAAGGGTTCTCGACGACTCGGCGCCGACACTGGTGTTGCGCACCCACGATATCGGGGAGGTGCTCGACGCGCTCGGCGACCGACCCGACGTGCTGCTCGAAGGCGGCCCCCGGCTCGCGGGCGCGTTCCTCGCAGCGGGCTGCGTCGACCGCATCCAGGCCTATCTGGCGCCCGTCGTGCTCGGAGCCGGCGAGGCCGCCGTCGAGGACGCCGGCGTGGGCACGATCTCCGACGCGCTACGGTTCCGCCGGGAACGAGTCGAGACCGTCGGCTCGGACATTCTGTTGACACTCGTCCCGGACCGGGACAACTGAATCGGACCCGGTCGCGGATCGGGAGCTAAGGAGCGGAACATGTTCACCGGCATCGTCGAGGAACTCGGTGAGATCGTCGCGAAGGAGGACCTCGCCGACGCGGCACGCTTCACCGTGCGCGGACCGCTGGTCACCTCCGACGCCAAGCACGGCGATTCGATCGCGGTCAACGGGGTGTGCCTGACGGTCGTCGACGTGCTCGACGGCGGGTCCTTCACCGCCGATGTGATGCAGGAGACGCTGAACCGGTCGTCGCTCGGCCAACTCACTCTCGGCAGCTCCGTCAACCTCGAACGCGCCGCAGCACTGAACAGCCGCCTCGGTGGCCACCTCGTGCAGGGCCACGTCGACGCCACGGGCGCCGTCGTCTCCCGCACGCCCTCGGAGAACTGGACCGTGGTGCGCATCTCGCTGCCGGCCGAAATCTCCCGCTACGTCGTCGAAAAGGGCTCGATCACCGTCGACGGTGTCTCGCTGACGGTGTCGGGTCTCGGAGGGGAACGCGGACAGGAGTGGTTCGAGATCTCGCTCATCCCGACCACCCTCTCGCTGACGACCCTCGGCACCGCCGAGCCGGGCACCCTCGTCAACCTCGAGGTCGACGTGATCGCCAAGTACGTGGAGCGCCTGCAGAACGCGCGCTGACGCGTCGTACTGTGGAGATCGACAGTGGACGCGGAGCACGAGTCGTCCGGATACGAGAGTTGGAGTCCAGGGAAGTGACGAGGTTCGACACCATCGAGCGCGCGGTCGCCGACATCGCCGCCGGTAAGGCGGTCGTCGTGGTCGACGACGAAGACCGTGAAAACGAGGGCGACCTCATCTTCGCCGCGGAGAAGGCAACGCCGGAACTCGTGGCATTCATGGTCCGCTACACATCCGGGTACCTGTGCGTGCCGCTGGACGGCGAGGACTGCGACCGTCTCGGTCTGCCTCCCATGTACAGCGTCAACCAGGACAAGCACGGCACCGCCTACACGGTCACCGTCGACGCGAAGGAAGGCATCGGCACGGGTATCTCCGCGTCCGACCGCGCCGCCACCATGCGGCTGCTCGCCGACCCGAACTCCACCGCCCAGGACTTCACGCGTCCCGGTCACGTGGTGCCGCTGCGCGCCAAGGAGGGCGGCGTCCTGCGCCGGCCCGGGCACACCGAGGCCGCCGTCGACCTCGCCCGCATGGCCGACCTGCGGCCGGCCGGCGTCATCTGCGAGATCGTCTCGCAGAAGGACGAAGGCGAGATGGCCCGCACCGACGAACTGCGGGTCTTCGCCGACGAGCACGAGCTCGCCCTGATCTCGATCGCGGATCTCATCGCGTGGCGCCGCAAGCACGAGAAGCACGTCGTGCGCGTCGCCGAGGCCCGCATCCCCACCCGGCACGGCGACTTCACGGCCGTCGGCTACCAGAGCATCTACGACGAGGTCGAACACGTCGCGCTCGTCCGCGGCGACATCGCCGGCCCGGACGGCGACGGCTCCGACGTGCTCGTGCGCGTGCACTCCGAATGCCTGACCGGCGACGTCTTCGGGTCGCTGCGCTGCGACTGCGGTCCGCAGCTCGACGCCGCCCTCGAGATGGTGGCCGAGGAAGGCCGCGGCGTCGTGCTGTACATGCGCGGCCACGAGGGACGCGGCATCGGCCTGATGCACAAGCTGCAGGCCTACCAGCTGCAGGACTCGGGTTCCGACACCGTCGACGCCAACCTGCAGCTCGGCCTGCCCGCCGACGCCCGCGACTACGGCATCGGCGCCCAGATCCTCGTCGACCTCGGCATCTCGTCGATGCGGCTGCTGACCAACAACCCGGCCAAGCGCGTCGGTCTCGACGGCTACGGCCTGCAGATCACCGAACGCGTCCCGATGCCGTTGCGCGCGAACCGCGAGAACATCTCGTACCTGCGCACCAAGCGCGATCGCATGGGCCACGACCTGATCGGTCTCGACGAGTTCGACGAGGGAGACGCCTGATGAGCGGCGAAGGCCTGCCCGACCTGCAGCTCGCCGACGCCGCGGGACTGAGCCTCGCGATCGTCGCCGGTCGCTGGCACACCGAGATCTCCGACGCCCTCATCGCCGGCGCACAGCGCGTCGCCGAACAGGCGGGCGTCACCGACGTCACCCTCGAGCGCGTCGCCGGAGCGATCGAGCTTCCCGTCGTCGCGCAGCAGCTCGCCCGCACCCACGACGCGGTCGTCGCGCTCGGCGTGGTGATCCGCGGCGGCACGCCGCACTTCGAGTACGTGTGCGACGCCGTGACCTACGGCCTCACCCGGATCGCGCTCGACGAGGGCACCCCGGTGGGCAACGGCGTCCTCACCACCGACACCGAACAGCAGGCCCGCGACCGCGCCGGTCTGCCCGGCTCCGCAGAGGACAAGGGCGGCCAGGCCTGCGCGGCGGCACTCGACACCGCCGTGACCCTGCGGCGGCTGCGGAAGGCGGCGCGTTGACCCACGACGAGACCGGCTGGGATCTCGAGGTACGCCCGGAGAAGATGCGGCGCTGGGTCGTCGTGGCGGCGGTCGTCGTGATGGCCATCCACATCTTCGCGGCGCTCGTGCTCCGCGGGGGCGGCGACACCGGTGTGAACCTGCGGGTCGTCGACCAGATCGCGATCCTCGCCATCGGTGTCGTGCTCACCGGAGGCGTCCTGCTGTTCACCCGGCCGCGGCTGCGGGCGGGTGCCGACGGCGTCTCCGTCCGCAACGTGGTCGCCGAACGACACATCCCGTGGACCGACGTGCGCGGGCTGTTCTTCGACCACGGCGCGCCCTGGGCCCGTCTCGAGCTGCCGTTCGACGAGTACGTGCCCGTCGTCGCCATCCAGGCGCGCGACGGGGAACGCGCCGTGGACGCGCTCGAGCGTTTCCGCGAACTCGAATCCCGCTACACCGTCCGCGACACCAACGACGGCGGAGCCGTCAGGCGCAACGACGACGGCGGAGCCGTCAGTGACAAGGACGGCGGAGCCGTCAGGGGCGACGACTAGCCTGGACCTGTGCCCGACCCCTCGACATATCGCCCAGCCCCCGGTTCCATTCCCACGGAGCCGGGGGTCTACAAGTTCCGCGACCCGCACGGCCGGGTCGTCTACGTCGGCAAGGCGAAGAACCTCCGGTCCCGCCTGAACTCGTACTTCGCCGACATCGCGTCGCTGCATCCGCGCACCCGGCAGATGGTGACCACCGCGGGCCGGGTCGAGTGGACGGTGGTGCGCACCGAGGTCGAGGCACTCCAGCTCGAGTACAACTGGATCAAGGAGTTCGACCCTCGGTTCAACGTCCGCTACCGCGACGACAAGACGTACCCGATGCTCGCGGTCACGTTGAACGAGGAATATCCCCGCCTGTTCGTCTATCGTGGGCCGCGCCGCAAGGGTGTGCGCTATTTCGGTCCCTACTCGCACGCCTGGGCGATCCGCGAGACCCTCGACCTGCTGCTGCGGGTGTTCCCGTCGCGCACGTGCTCGGCCGGGGTCTTCAAGCGGCACGCGCAGATCGGCCGCCCGTGCCTGCTCGGCTACATCGACAAGTGCTCCGCGCCGTGCGTCGGACGCGTCTCCGCCGACGAACATCGCCGCATCGTCGAGGACTTCTGCGACTTCCTCGCCGGTCGCACCGACAAGCTCGTCCGCGATGTCGAGAAGCGGATGCAGGCCGCCGCGGAGGAACTCGACTTCGAGACCGCAGCCCGCCTGCGCGACGATCTGGGGGCGCTGCGCAAGGCACTCGAGAAGCAGGCCGTCGTGCTCGGCGACGGCACCGACGCCGACCTCGTGGCGTTCGCCGGCGACGACCTCGAGGTGGCCGTCCAGGTCTTCCATGTGCGCGGCGGTCGCGTGCGGGGTCAACGCGGCTGGGTCGTCGAGAAGTCCGGTGACGTGCTCGACCGTCCCGAGGACCGCGACGTCGAAGGCGTCGAGGCCGCCGAGGGGACCGACGACGCCGAAGAACTCTCGCTGCTCGTCGAACAGTTCCTCACCCAGTTCTACGGCGAGGAGGCCGCGCTCGGCACCGACGACGCGGACGCCACCAGCGCTGTGCCGCGCGAGGTGCTCGTTCCCGCCCTGCCGCCCGACCCGGACGAGATGAGCCGCTGGCTCGGGCGCCTGCGCGGCGGTCCCGTGCGTCTGCGCATCCCGCAGCGCGGCGACAAGAAGGCACTGGCCGACACGGTCGAGCGCAATGCCAAGGAAGCACTCGCGCAGCACAAGCTGCGGCGCGCGGGCGACTTCAACGCCCGATCGGCGGCGTTGCAGGGCATCCAGGACGCCCTCGACCTCGACTCGGCGCCGCTGCGCATCGAGTGCGTCGATATCAGCCACGTGCAGGGCACCGACGTCGTCGCATCGCTGGTCGTCTTCGAGGACGGGTTGCCCCGTAAGTCCGACTACCGGCACTACGCCATCAAGCACGCCGCCGGCGACGGGCACTCCGACGACGTCGCTTCGATCGCCGAGGTCACGCGCCGGCGTTTCCTCCGCCACAACCGCGACCTCGCCCGGCAGGCAGATCCGGACGGATCCGCCCCAGAGGGCGGCGACGGCGGGGATCTGGCGCCCGAAGCGGCACTGGACCCGGCGACGGGCCGTCCGCGGCGGTTCGCCTATCCGCCGAACCTGTTCGTCGTCGACGGTGGTGCACCGCAGGTCGCGGCTGCGGCCGAGGTCCTCGACGAACTCGGCATCACCGATGTCGCGGTCGTCGGGCTCGCGAAGCGTCTCGAGGAGGTGTGGGTGCCGGGGGAGGAGGACCCGGTGATCCTTCCGCGCACCAGCGAGTCGCTGTTCCTGCTGCAGCGCATCCGCGACGAGGCACACCGTTTCGCGATCACCTACCACCGCAGCAAGCGGTCCAAGCGCATGACCGCCTCCGCTCTCGACGGGGTCCGTGGTCTCGGCGACACCCGGCGCAAGGCGCTCGTCACCCACTTCGGGTCGGTCGCGCGGCTACGGGAGGCGAGCGTCGAGGAGATCACCGCGGTGCCCGGGATCGGGCAGGCCACTGCGAAAGCCGTCCTCGAGGCGCTGCGGGGCGACGCACCCGCTCCCGCCGAGTCGCCGCAGGACACCGACGCCCCGACCGTCGCGGATGCGAGCGATCCGGCTGCGGCACCTGCGGGCGACCCGACTGCCGCGGATGCGGGCGACACGCCGGTAGGCGATGATGGCTCCGTCGGCGTGTCGGGAGTACGAGCGGAGTCGGAACAGTGACCGAAGTGGGTCGGATCCCGGGAATGGCGGACGGTTCGGAACAGGGTGTCGACGGTGAACGGCCGGCGCAGGCCGAGGTCATCGTCGTCACCGGCCTGTCCGGAGCCGGACTGAGTACGGCGGCGACGGCCCTCGAGGATCTCGGGTGGTACGTGGCGGAGAACCTCCCGCCCCAACTGATGCTGTCGATGATCGATCTCGCGGTGCAGGCCGAACCTCCGCTGCAACGCCTCGCCGTGGTGATGGACGTGCGCAGCCGGTTGTTCACCGGCGACCTCGAACGTGTCGTCACCGATCTGGCGGCCCGCCCGGTCAACACCCGGGTGCTGTTCCTCGAAGCGGCCGACTCGGTGCTCGTCCGGCGGTTCGAGCAGGTGCGCCGCAGCCATCCGCTGCAGTCCGACACGGCCGATCGCACGCTCACCGACGGCATCGCCGTCGAACGTGAGCAGCTCGCTCCCGTCAAGGCCGCCGCCGACCTCGTCATCGACACGTCGGCGCTGTCCGGACCCGACCTGCGTCGCAAGATCGAGGCGGCCTTCGGCGACGCCGCGTCCGACACCATCCGGGTGACCGTGGAGTCGTTCGGCTTCAAGTACGGCCTGCCCATGGACTCCGACGTCGTGTGCGACGTGCGGTTCCTGCCGAACCCCCACTGGATCGCCGAACTGCGTCCGCACACCGGGCAGGACGCGGCGGTGCGCGACTATGTACTCTCCCGCGACGGTGCCGAGGACTATCTCGCCACCTATCACCGGCTGCTCGATCTGACGACCGCCGGTTACCGTCGGGAGGGGAAGCGCTACATGACGATTGCAGTGGGCTGCACCGGAGGGAAACACCGGAGCGTGGCGATGGCCGAGGCCCTCGCCGCACGCCTCGAGCAGGCACCGGATCTGACGGTGAACGTGGTGCACCGGGATCTGGGGCGCGAGTGAACGCCGCCGAGACTCCCGACTCCGACAGCACGCCGAACTCCGAGAGCGCTCCGGGCTCCGGGACGGTGCCCGGTCCTGCGATCACCGCGCTCGGCGGCGGACACGGCCTGTACGCGACGCTCAGCGCCGTCCGGCGCCTCACCGACCGGGTCACCGCCGTCGTGACCGTCGCCGACGACGGAGGATCCTCGGGACGGCTGCGCGCCGAACTCGGCGTCGTCCCACCCGGCGACCTGCGCATGGCGCTCGCCGCACTCGCCGGCCGCGACGACGAGGTCCGGGTGTGGACCGAGACCGTGCAACACCGCTTCGGCGGCACAGGCGCCCTCGCCGGGCACTCCGTCGGCAACCTGATCCTCGCCGGCCTCGCCGAAGTGGCGGGCGACACCGTCACCGCCCTCGACATGCTCGCCCGCGTCCTCGACGTGCGCGGCCGTGTGCTGCCGATGTCGCCGATCCCGCTCGACATCGAGGCCGACGTGTCGGGACTCGAATCCGACCCGCGGGTGAGCCGCTGCATCCGGGGACAGGTCGCGGTGGCGACCACCCCGGGCAAGGTGCGCCGCGTCCGCCTGATCCCCGCCGATCCGCCGGCCTGCCCACCGGCGCTCGACGCAGTGTGCGAGGCCGATCTCGTGGTGCTCGGCCCGGGATCCTGGTTCTCGAGCGTCATCCCGCACGTGCTCGTCCCGGACCTGCACGAGGCGCTGGTCCACACGACGGCGCTCAAGGTCCTCGTGCTCAACCTCGCGGCGGAACCGGGGGAGACTGCAGGCTTCTCCGCGGAACGTCACCTGCACGTTCTCGCCCAGCACGCCCCCGATTTCCGTGTCGACCACGTCGTCGTGGATGCTGCCTCGGTACCGGAAGGACGCGAGCGCGAGCACCTGAGCCGGTCCGCGGCCCGATTCGGAGCGGACGTCTCGTTCGTCGACGTCGCCGAGACCGGTACGCATCGACACGACCCCGCCAAGTTGGCGGGGGCACTGGAAACATGTCTGTCCTCGCGCGGTGGAGTCCGTGCCGCGCGCGGGGACGGGAGGGAGAGCGTCTCGTGGCAATGACAGCGGAGGTCAAGGACGAGCTGAGCAGGTTGTCGGTCACCAGGATCAGCAATCGCAAGGCCGAGGTGTCCGCCCTCCTGCGCTTCGCCGGGGGATTGCACATCGTCGCCGGACGGGTGGTCGTCGAGGCCGAGGTCGACCTCGGATCGATCGCACGTCGCCTCCGCCGCGAGATCTTCGAGCTCTACAGCTATCCCGCCGAGATCCAGGTGCTCGGCGCGGGCGGTCTGCGCAAGAGCTCCCGGTACATCGTCCGCGTCGGCAAGGACGGTGAGGCACTGGCCCGTCGCACCGGCCTGCTCGACGGGCGCGGACGACCCGTGCGCGGACTGCCTGCGCAGGTGGTCGGTGGCAGCGTCTCCGACTCCGCCGCGGCGTGGCGCGGAGCGTTCCTCGCCCACGGTTCGCTCACCGAACCGGGCCGTTCCTCGGCCCTCGAGGTCAGCTGCCCCGGCCCGGAGGCCGCCCTCGCGCTCGTCGGCGCCGCCCGCCGGCTCGGCGTCACCGCCAAGGCACGTGAGGTGCGCGGCGCCGACCGCGTGGTGATCCGCGACGGCGAGGCCATCGGCGCGCTGCTCACCCACATGGGCGCGCAGGACACCCGGCTGGTCTGGGAGGAACGTCGCATGCGCCGCGAGGTGCGGGCGACCGCGAACCGTCTCGCCAACTTCGACGACGCCAATCTGCGCCGGTCCGCACGCGCCGCCGTCGCTGCCGCTGCGCGGGTCGAGCGGGCGTTGGCGATCCTGGGCGCCGACGTTCCCGATCACCTCGCCGCCGCCGGCGCGCTGCGCGTGCAGCACCGTCAGGCGTCCCTCGAGGAACTCGGTCAGCTCGCCGATCCGCCGATGACCAAGGATGCCGTCGCGGGACGGATCCGCCGTCTGCTGTCGATGGCGGATCGTCGAGCGAAGGAACTCGGGATCCCCGACACGGAGTCGGCCGTCACCGCTGAGTTGCTGGACGAGGCATAGCGGGGCAGGCTTGCAAAGGAGTTCGCGCCACGACCGGGCGGCTCCCCGCAGTACGGCCACATCCCACTAGGGTGGAGGTCACACGAGCACGAGCACCACCACGACCATCGAATACTGGGCAAAGGAGCTTCATTGTGACTGTCCGCGTAGGCGTGAACGGATTCGGACGCATCGGGCGCAACTTCTTCCGGGCGGTCGAGGCACAGAAGGCACTCGGTACCACCGACATCGAGATCGTTGCCGTCAACGACCTCACCGACAACGACACCCTCGCGACGCTCCTGAAGTACGACTCGATCCTGGGGCGCCTCGACAAGGACGTGCATGTCGAGGGCGACGACATCGTCGTCGGCGACCAGAAGATCAAGGCCCTCTCGATCAAGGAAGGCCCCTCCGCTCTACCGTGGGGCGACCTCGGTGTCGACGTCGTCGTCGAGTCCACCGGCATCTTCACCAACGCCGCCAAGGCGAAGGGTCACATCGACGCCGGTGCCAAGAAGGTCATCATCTCGGCGCCCGCCACCGACGAGGACATCACCATCGTCATGGGTGTCAACCACGACAAGTACGACGGCACGCAGAACATCATCTCCAACGCCTCGTGCACCACGAACTGCCTCGGCCCCCTCGCAAAGGTGCTGAACGACGAGTTCGGCATCGAGAAGGGCCTGATGACCACGATCCACGCGTACACCCAGGACCAGAACCTGCAGGATGGACCGCACAAGGATCTGCGTCGCGCGCGCGCCGCCGCCCTGAACATCGTCCCCACCGGCACCGGCGCCGCCAAGGCCATCGGCCTCGTGCTCCCCGAGCTGCTCGGCAAGCTCGACGGCTACGCGCTGCGCGTCCCGGTCCCGACGGGCTCGGTCACCGACCTCACCGCGACCCTCACCAAGAAGGCCACCGCCGACGAGGTCAACGCCGCACTGAAGGCTGCCGCGGAAGGTCCGCTGAAAGGCATCCTGAAGTACAACACCGATCCGATCGTGTCCTCGGACATCGTCACCGACCCGCACTCGTCGATCTTCGACGCGCCTCTGACCAAGGTCATCGACGAGCAGGTCAAGGTCGTCTCCTGGTACGACAACGAGTGGGGCTACTCGAATCGTCTTGCCGACCTCACCGGTCTCGTCGGCAAGTCTCTCTGAAACTCGTAGAACAGGACATTTGAACAGTGGCAGTTCAGACCCTCGAGGATCTGCTCGACGCAGGTGTGGAGGGTCGGGGCGTACTCGTGCGCTCCGACCTCAACGTCCCGCTCGACGGCGACACGATCACCGATGCCGGCCGCATCCTCGCGTCCGCGCCCACCATCCGCACGCTCGCGGAGGCCGGCGCCAAGGTCGTCGTGACCGCGCATCTCGGCCGCCCCAAGGGCGAGCCGGATCCGAAGTACTCGCTCGCGCCCGTCGCAGCGAAGCTCGGTGAGGTGCTCGGCCGCAACGTCCAGCTCGCCTCCGACGTCGTCGGGCAGGATGCGCTCGCGCGTTCCGAAGGGCTGACCGACGGCGACATCCTCCTGCTCGAGAACGTCCGCTTCGACGCTCGCGAGACCAGCAAGGACGACGCCGCGCGGCTCGCCTTCGCCCGTGAGCTCGTCGAGCTCGTCGGCGACGACGGCGCATTCGTCTCCGACGGCTTCGGTGTCGTGCACCGCAAGCAGGCGTCGGTCTACGACGTCGCGACGCTGCTCCCGCACTACGCGGGTGGTCTCGTCGCGGCCGAGGTCGACGTGCTCGCCAAGCTCACCACCGACACCGAGCGTCCGTACGCCGTGGTGCTCGGCGGCTCGAAGGTCTCCGACAAGCTCGGGGTCATCGAGGCGCTCGCGCCCAAGGTCGACACGCTCGTCATCGGTGGCGGTATGTGCTTCACCTTCCTTGCGGCACAGGGCTACTCGGTCGGCACCTCGCTGCTCGAGGAGTCGATGATCGACACCTGCAAGCAGCTGCTCGAACGCTTCGGCGACGTCATCCACATCCCGCAGGACGTGGTGGTGGCCGACAAGTTCGCGGCCGACGCACAGTCGCAGACCGTCGCGGCCGACTCCATCCCCGACGGATGGATGGGCCTCGACATCGGACCGGAATCCGTGCAGCGCTTCGCCTCGCTCCTCGGCTCGGCGAAGACGGTGTTCTGGAACGGCCCCATGGGCGTGTTCGAGTTCGAGAACTTCGCAGCCGGAACGAAGGGTGTCGCGGAAGCGATCATCGAGGCCACCGGCAAGGGAGCGTTCAGCGTCGTCGGCGGTGGCGACTCCGCTGCGGCCGTGCGGTCGCTCGGAC
This window contains:
- the ribD gene encoding bifunctional diaminohydroxyphosphoribosylaminopyrimidine deaminase/5-amino-6-(5-phosphoribosylamino)uracil reductase RibD, whose product is MTAPEIAEALQFALDASEAVRGTTSPNPPVGAVILDADGAVAGVGATAPPGGPHAEVRALEAAGERARGGTAVVTLEPCNHTGRTGPCAQALIEAGIATVYYSVADPNPVAGGGADTLRVAGITVHPGLGAEAVARGPLRAWLHRQHTGRPHVTWKYAASMDGRSAAADGTSKWISGPESRARVHDQRSRLDAIIVGTGTVLADDPWLTARLPDGELAPHQPLRVVVGMREIPTSARVLDDSAPTLVLRTHDIGEVLDALGDRPDVLLEGGPRLAGAFLAAGCVDRIQAYLAPVVLGAGEAAVEDAGVGTISDALRFRRERVETVGSDILLTLVPDRDN
- the uvrC gene encoding excinuclease ABC subunit UvrC translates to MPDPSTYRPAPGSIPTEPGVYKFRDPHGRVVYVGKAKNLRSRLNSYFADIASLHPRTRQMVTTAGRVEWTVVRTEVEALQLEYNWIKEFDPRFNVRYRDDKTYPMLAVTLNEEYPRLFVYRGPRRKGVRYFGPYSHAWAIRETLDLLLRVFPSRTCSAGVFKRHAQIGRPCLLGYIDKCSAPCVGRVSADEHRRIVEDFCDFLAGRTDKLVRDVEKRMQAAAEELDFETAARLRDDLGALRKALEKQAVVLGDGTDADLVAFAGDDLEVAVQVFHVRGGRVRGQRGWVVEKSGDVLDRPEDRDVEGVEAAEGTDDAEELSLLVEQFLTQFYGEEAALGTDDADATSAVPREVLVPALPPDPDEMSRWLGRLRGGPVRLRIPQRGDKKALADTVERNAKEALAQHKLRRAGDFNARSAALQGIQDALDLDSAPLRIECVDISHVQGTDVVASLVVFEDGLPRKSDYRHYAIKHAAGDGHSDDVASIAEVTRRRFLRHNRDLARQADPDGSAPEGGDGGDLAPEAALDPATGRPRRFAYPPNLFVVDGGAPQVAAAAEVLDELGITDVAVVGLAKRLEEVWVPGEEDPVILPRTSESLFLLQRIRDEAHRFAITYHRSKRSKRMTASALDGVRGLGDTRRKALVTHFGSVARLREASVEEITAVPGIGQATAKAVLEALRGDAPAPAESPQDTDAPTVADASDPAAAPAGDPTAADAGDTPVGDDGSVGVSGVRAESEQ
- the ribH gene encoding 6,7-dimethyl-8-ribityllumazine synthase, whose protein sequence is MSGEGLPDLQLADAAGLSLAIVAGRWHTEISDALIAGAQRVAEQAGVTDVTLERVAGAIELPVVAQQLARTHDAVVALGVVIRGGTPHFEYVCDAVTYGLTRIALDEGTPVGNGVLTTDTEQQARDRAGLPGSAEDKGGQACAAALDTAVTLRRLRKAAR
- a CDS encoding bifunctional 3,4-dihydroxy-2-butanone-4-phosphate synthase/GTP cyclohydrolase II, with the translated sequence MTRFDTIERAVADIAAGKAVVVVDDEDRENEGDLIFAAEKATPELVAFMVRYTSGYLCVPLDGEDCDRLGLPPMYSVNQDKHGTAYTVTVDAKEGIGTGISASDRAATMRLLADPNSTAQDFTRPGHVVPLRAKEGGVLRRPGHTEAAVDLARMADLRPAGVICEIVSQKDEGEMARTDELRVFADEHELALISIADLIAWRRKHEKHVVRVAEARIPTRHGDFTAVGYQSIYDEVEHVALVRGDIAGPDGDGSDVLVRVHSECLTGDVFGSLRCDCGPQLDAALEMVAEEGRGVVLYMRGHEGRGIGLMHKLQAYQLQDSGSDTVDANLQLGLPADARDYGIGAQILVDLGISSMRLLTNNPAKRVGLDGYGLQITERVPMPLRANRENISYLRTKRDRMGHDLIGLDEFDEGDA
- the rapZ gene encoding RNase adapter RapZ, translated to MADGSEQGVDGERPAQAEVIVVTGLSGAGLSTAATALEDLGWYVAENLPPQLMLSMIDLAVQAEPPLQRLAVVMDVRSRLFTGDLERVVTDLAARPVNTRVLFLEAADSVLVRRFEQVRRSHPLQSDTADRTLTDGIAVEREQLAPVKAAADLVIDTSALSGPDLRRKIEAAFGDAASDTIRVTVESFGFKYGLPMDSDVVCDVRFLPNPHWIAELRPHTGQDAAVRDYVLSRDGAEDYLATYHRLLDLTTAGYRREGKRYMTIAVGCTGGKHRSVAMAEALAARLEQAPDLTVNVVHRDLGRE
- a CDS encoding riboflavin synthase translates to MFTGIVEELGEIVAKEDLADAARFTVRGPLVTSDAKHGDSIAVNGVCLTVVDVLDGGSFTADVMQETLNRSSLGQLTLGSSVNLERAAALNSRLGGHLVQGHVDATGAVVSRTPSENWTVVRISLPAEISRYVVEKGSITVDGVSLTVSGLGGERGQEWFEISLIPTTLSLTTLGTAEPGTLVNLEVDVIAKYVERLQNAR
- the gap gene encoding type I glyceraldehyde-3-phosphate dehydrogenase gives rise to the protein MTVRVGVNGFGRIGRNFFRAVEAQKALGTTDIEIVAVNDLTDNDTLATLLKYDSILGRLDKDVHVEGDDIVVGDQKIKALSIKEGPSALPWGDLGVDVVVESTGIFTNAAKAKGHIDAGAKKVIISAPATDEDITIVMGVNHDKYDGTQNIISNASCTTNCLGPLAKVLNDEFGIEKGLMTTIHAYTQDQNLQDGPHKDLRRARAAALNIVPTGTGAAKAIGLVLPELLGKLDGYALRVPVPTGSVTDLTATLTKKATADEVNAALKAAAEGPLKGILKYNTDPIVSSDIVTDPHSSIFDAPLTKVIDEQVKVVSWYDNEWGYSNRLADLTGLVGKSL
- the whiA gene encoding DNA-binding protein WhiA, which translates into the protein MAMTAEVKDELSRLSVTRISNRKAEVSALLRFAGGLHIVAGRVVVEAEVDLGSIARRLRREIFELYSYPAEIQVLGAGGLRKSSRYIVRVGKDGEALARRTGLLDGRGRPVRGLPAQVVGGSVSDSAAAWRGAFLAHGSLTEPGRSSALEVSCPGPEAALALVGAARRLGVTAKAREVRGADRVVIRDGEAIGALLTHMGAQDTRLVWEERRMRREVRATANRLANFDDANLRRSARAAVAAAARVERALAILGADVPDHLAAAGALRVQHRQASLEELGQLADPPMTKDAVAGRIRRLLSMADRRAKELGIPDTESAVTAELLDEA
- a CDS encoding gluconeogenesis factor YvcK family protein, producing the protein MNAAETPDSDSTPNSESAPGSGTVPGPAITALGGGHGLYATLSAVRRLTDRVTAVVTVADDGGSSGRLRAELGVVPPGDLRMALAALAGRDDEVRVWTETVQHRFGGTGALAGHSVGNLILAGLAEVAGDTVTALDMLARVLDVRGRVLPMSPIPLDIEADVSGLESDPRVSRCIRGQVAVATTPGKVRRVRLIPADPPACPPALDAVCEADLVVLGPGSWFSSVIPHVLVPDLHEALVHTTALKVLVLNLAAEPGETAGFSAERHLHVLAQHAPDFRVDHVVVDAASVPEGREREHLSRSAARFGADVSFVDVAETGTHRHDPAKLAGALETCLSSRGGVRAARGDGRESVSWQ
- a CDS encoding PH domain-containing protein, with protein sequence MTHDETGWDLEVRPEKMRRWVVVAAVVVMAIHIFAALVLRGGGDTGVNLRVVDQIAILAIGVVLTGGVLLFTRPRLRAGADGVSVRNVVAERHIPWTDVRGLFFDHGAPWARLELPFDEYVPVVAIQARDGERAVDALERFRELESRYTVRDTNDGGAVRRNDDGGAVSDKDGGAVRGDD
- a CDS encoding phosphoglycerate kinase, with protein sequence MAVQTLEDLLDAGVEGRGVLVRSDLNVPLDGDTITDAGRILASAPTIRTLAEAGAKVVVTAHLGRPKGEPDPKYSLAPVAAKLGEVLGRNVQLASDVVGQDALARSEGLTDGDILLLENVRFDARETSKDDAARLAFARELVELVGDDGAFVSDGFGVVHRKQASVYDVATLLPHYAGGLVAAEVDVLAKLTTDTERPYAVVLGGSKVSDKLGVIEALAPKVDTLVIGGGMCFTFLAAQGYSVGTSLLEESMIDTCKQLLERFGDVIHIPQDVVVADKFAADAQSQTVAADSIPDGWMGLDIGPESVQRFASLLGSAKTVFWNGPMGVFEFENFAAGTKGVAEAIIEATGKGAFSVVGGGDSAAAVRSLGLGEDRFSHISTGGGASLEYLEGKELPGIAVLEG